A single Cannabis sativa cultivar Pink pepper isolate KNU-18-1 chromosome 7, ASM2916894v1, whole genome shotgun sequence DNA region contains:
- the LOC115697996 gene encoding protein DJ-1 homolog B: protein MAALLHFPPLSHSLSFLPYNSKSPNLFFTPKRQTNRFLLFSATAMAAAPPTARKVLVPIANGTEPMEAVITIDVLRRAGADVTVASVEKELRVDACHGVKIIADALITDYGEQGIFDLITLPGGMPGATNLKNSGILESMVKKQAADGRLYAAVCASPAVALGAWGLLKGVKATCYPAFMEQLASTANAVESRVQMDGKVVTSRGPGTTMEYAVALVEQLYGKEKADEISGPLVMRSNHGEDYTIKELNPVQWTFNDGPRILVPIANGTEEMEAVMIIDILRRAKANVVVASVEDKVEILASRQVKLEADMLLDEAARLSYDVIVLPGGLGGAQAFANSEKLVNLLKKQRESNRPYGAICASPALVLEPHGLLKGKKATAFPAMANKLSDQSEAENRVVVDGNLITSRGPGTSMEFALGIVEKLFGREKALELAKTMLL, encoded by the exons ATGGCAGCATTACTCCATTTTCCTCCTctttctcactctctctcttttctccctTACAATTCAAAATCTCCAAATCTCTTCTTCACTCCCAAACGCCAAACCAACCGATTCCTTCTCTTCTCCGCCACCGCCATGGCTGCTGCTCCTCCCACTGCTCGCAAG GTTTTGGTTCCGATCGCTAATGGTACGGAGCCGATGGAAGCGGTGATCACCATTGATGTTTTGCGAAGAGCTGGAGCTGATGTTACCGTTGCTTCTGTGGAGAAGGAGCTTCGTGTTGATGCTTGTCATGGTGTTAAGATCATCGCTGATGCTTTGATTACTGATTATGGAGAACAAGGAATCTTCGACCTCATTACTCTACCT GGAGGCATGCCTGGAGCTACCAATCTTAAAAACAGTGGAATTCTAGAAAGCATGGTCAAGAAGCAGGCTGCAGATGGGCGGCTTTATGCTGCAGTTTGTGCTTCCCCTGCGGTGGCTCTCGGAGCTTGGGGTTTGTTGAAGGGTGTAAAA GCAACGTGTTATCCGGCATTTATGGAACAATTAGCCTCTACTGCAAATGCTGTTGAATCAAGAGTGCAAATGGATGGAAAAGTTGTAACAAGTCGTGGACCTGGGACTACAATGGAATATGCTGTTGCACTGGTTGAGCAGTTGTATGGGAAGGAAAAAGCTGATGAAATTTCTGGCCCGCTG GTAATGCGATCCAACCATGGTGAAGACTATACTATAAAGGAGCTTAATCCTGTGCAATGGACATTCAATGATGGCCCTAGA ATTCTTGTACCTATTGCCAACGGTACAGAGGAAATGGAAGCTGTTATGATCATTGATATTTTACGAAGAGCAAAAGCAAATGTAGTTGTGGCGTCTGTTGAGGATAAAGTAGAAATTCTGGCTTCTCGCCAAGTCAAACTCGAAGCAGATATGCTTCTCGACGAGGCCGCCAGACTTTCGTACGATGTCATAGTTTTGCCA ggcgGACTTGGTGGTGCTCAAGCTTTTGCAAACTCAGAAAAGCTAGTAAACTTGTTAAAGAAGCAACGGGAATCGAATAGACCTTACGGAGCCATCTGTGCTTCCCCAGCTCTAGTCCTCGAGCCCCACGGCTTGCTCAAG GGGAAAAAAGCAACAGCATTTCCTGCTATGGCGAACAAACTGTCGGATCAGAGCGAAGCCGAAAACAGGGTGGTGGTGGATGGAAACCTAATCACCAGCAGAGGTCCAGGAACTTCCATGGAGTTTGCTCTGGGCATTGTAGAGAAACTGTTCGGACGGGAGAAAGCGTTGGAGCTTGCCAAGACAATGCTATTGTAA